A region of Alteromonadaceae bacterium 2753L.S.0a.02 DNA encodes the following proteins:
- a CDS encoding intein/intein: MDTWSGNSQDPITLHKYLYANADPGNMVDPSGNFSIGSMMSTINTMATLVSRAQAAISLFNIATGEEELSAKELGAQILFNMVGGKFMRLFAKGCNSFDGDTLVATSVGLVPIRDIRIGDLVWAYDEESGQKSLQEVIHLIVGEGEKSLVDITLLDGEVIRATAEHPFFDPVFTEWFYAADLSGGATLLNLDGNHVSVDSVSPLEASVKVFNLTVNNDHTFYVGEAGVLSHNANNRRCAFLKDAAKHRNIERALSNYPGRTVKIGNSNWRISKENMEHFLTRHHPRMWDGSTATRQTFFDKDMSILDVENAVLAVMKQNGSKLMALGVRAPSGTVMGIYKGKRYQLGIRHGQVGLFFPLD, encoded by the coding sequence ATGGATACTTGGAGTGGAAACTCGCAAGATCCAATCACTCTCCATAAGTATCTTTATGCCAATGCTGATCCTGGGAATATGGTTGATCCGAGTGGTAATTTTTCTATTGGGTCAATGATGTCGACCATCAATACGATGGCGACGTTAGTTTCTAGAGCGCAGGCTGCGATAAGCTTATTTAATATCGCTACTGGTGAAGAGGAGCTATCAGCTAAGGAGTTGGGAGCTCAAATCCTTTTCAACATGGTCGGCGGTAAATTTATGCGTTTGTTTGCAAAGGGGTGTAACAGTTTCGACGGTGACACCTTAGTGGCTACTAGCGTGGGATTGGTACCAATAAGGGATATTCGTATTGGTGATTTGGTCTGGGCATACGACGAGGAAAGCGGTCAGAAGTCTTTACAAGAGGTTATACATCTGATTGTTGGTGAAGGGGAGAAGAGTTTGGTTGATATCACACTCCTTGATGGAGAAGTGATTCGAGCGACAGCAGAACACCCGTTCTTCGATCCCGTATTTACTGAATGGTTCTATGCCGCTGATCTTTCAGGGGGCGCTACACTACTGAATCTTGATGGTAATCATGTTTCGGTGGACAGTGTTTCGCCGTTAGAAGCCTCCGTTAAGGTGTTTAACTTAACTGTTAACAACGATCATACTTTCTATGTTGGTGAGGCTGGTGTACTTAGCCATAATGCGAATAATCGGCGTTGTGCATTTCTAAAAGATGCGGCCAAGCACCGAAATATAGAACGAGCTTTGTCGAATTACCCTGGTAGAACTGTAAAAATTGGCAATTCTAACTGGAGAATAAGTAAGGAGAATATGGAGCATTTCCTGACTCGTCATCATCCTAGGATGTGGGATGGGTCAACCGCAACAAGACAGACATTTTTTGATAAAGATATGTCCATTCTAGATGTTGAGAATGCGGTACTAGCAGTTATGAAGCAAAATGGTTCAAAACTAATGGCGCTAGGTGTTAGAGCCCCTTCCGGTACGGTGATGGGTATTTATAAGGGTAAGAGGTATCAGCTTGGGATTCGACATGGACAAGTTGGCCTGTTTTTTCCGTTGGATTAA
- a CDS encoding transposase has translation MQAFVGIDVSKDKLDCLWLRDPELLKVKTKVLKNTPSGIESLAHWLVKTTQQPAENIIVVMEATGIYHENLAYRLYEQDFSVVVANPAQIKSYAKSLGSTHKTDKCDSLVIARYGKSHNPMLWKPEPPEIRELKALIARLEAIEKDYQREYNRREKAEITTVSEIVMSSIEQTMEYLKQEKARLESQIDDHIDRHPHLKKDRELLQTIPAVGSTLSRLMLCVIRSRRFKTAAQLAAYLGLIPKLVESGVFKGRSSLTKSGPASVRAKLYMAAVCAGQHNPDIARQKKRLLANGKNKMQALGAAMRKLVQICFGVLKNQKEYMPQVC, from the coding sequence ATGCAAGCATTTGTTGGAATTGATGTGAGTAAAGACAAACTCGATTGTCTTTGGCTGCGTGACCCGGAATTACTGAAGGTAAAAACCAAGGTGCTTAAAAACACACCGTCCGGTATTGAATCACTGGCACACTGGCTGGTTAAGACTACCCAACAACCTGCCGAGAATATTATCGTGGTTATGGAAGCGACGGGTATTTATCATGAGAATTTGGCGTATCGTCTATACGAGCAGGATTTTAGCGTCGTGGTTGCCAACCCGGCTCAAATTAAGTCCTACGCAAAAAGCCTTGGTTCGACACACAAGACTGATAAGTGCGACAGCCTAGTGATCGCCCGTTATGGAAAAAGTCATAACCCGATGCTCTGGAAGCCTGAGCCTCCGGAAATACGGGAACTCAAGGCGCTAATCGCTCGCTTGGAGGCCATAGAAAAGGATTACCAACGAGAATATAACCGCCGAGAGAAGGCGGAAATTACAACGGTATCCGAGATTGTCATGTCATCCATTGAGCAGACAATGGAATACCTTAAACAAGAAAAGGCGCGATTGGAGTCACAAATCGACGATCATATCGATCGTCACCCGCACTTGAAAAAAGACCGAGAATTATTACAAACCATTCCTGCCGTGGGTTCTACGCTATCGCGTCTAATGCTGTGTGTGATTCGAAGTAGACGCTTTAAAACTGCAGCTCAACTCGCCGCCTATTTGGGGCTCATACCTAAGTTGGTTGAATCTGGTGTATTCAAAGGCCGAAGCTCGCTAACAAAATCTGGGCCGGCTTCAGTGCGGGCGAAATTGTATATGGCAGCGGTCTGTGCGGGACAACATAACCCGGATATAGCGCGCCAGAAAAAGCGATTATTGGCTAACGGAAAGAACAAAATGCAAGCGCTGGGCGCAGCAATGAGAAAGCTGGTGCAGATTTGTTTTGGGGTCTTAAAAAACCAAAAAGAATACATGCCGCAAGTGTGTTAA
- a CDS encoding allophanate hydrolase, with protein MLNLEKIDLTVSGLLKHYRAGDFSPAQLIAALLEKADSIEHNPIWISRLSSEQLQPYLTTLERAEIDSLPLYGIPFAIKDNIDLAGVATTAACPEFSYVPESSASVVTNLIAAGAIPLGKTNMDQFATGLVGVRSPEPWGPCKNALNDTIISGGSSSGSAVAVALGLVSFSLGTDTAGSGRVPASLNNLVGLKPTRGLLSCKGVVPACKSLDCVSIFAFNCDDANHVFDCAMSFDQADAYSRKTAYCNSKRYYHAQQKQLRLGVPSKESLEFFACDEAHTLYTQFLENLPPDIETCEIDLAPFLQAAKLLYEGPWVAERYLATQKLIESAPDALLPVIKTIIGNGNKPLALDAFASNYKLQKFKQLADQQLANVDAILTPTNPRYFSITEVEQDPIALNSKMGYYTNFMNLLDYAAIAIPIGFFKNGVGYGVTLFSHAQHDKHLLSIAAQLQNIQQLNYGAFGQAFKTQGNTALAEPYQTIEVAVCGAHLEGLPLNWQLLERGAQKLTSTTTSPNYRLYALPGGPPHRPALVRDNESGAAIALEIWRLPAAEFGSFVNEIPAPLGIGKVQLNDGTWVSGFICDNWGIAGAKDITEFGGWKAFLKTL; from the coding sequence ATGCTTAATCTTGAAAAAATTGATTTAACCGTTTCTGGATTGCTCAAGCACTACCGCGCCGGCGACTTTTCTCCGGCACAGCTTATTGCAGCGCTGCTTGAAAAAGCCGATAGCATCGAACACAACCCCATCTGGATCAGCCGATTATCCAGCGAACAATTGCAACCCTATTTAACCACCCTGGAACGCGCCGAGATCGACAGCCTTCCGCTTTACGGAATTCCTTTTGCGATTAAAGACAATATCGATTTAGCCGGCGTAGCCACCACAGCCGCCTGCCCGGAATTCAGTTACGTTCCAGAAAGCTCAGCGAGCGTTGTGACAAATTTAATTGCCGCCGGCGCCATACCATTGGGTAAAACCAATATGGATCAGTTTGCCACGGGGCTGGTTGGCGTGCGCTCTCCCGAGCCCTGGGGGCCGTGTAAAAATGCCCTAAACGATACGATTATTTCCGGCGGCTCCAGCTCGGGTTCTGCGGTTGCTGTTGCCCTGGGTTTAGTCAGTTTTTCACTGGGCACCGACACCGCAGGCTCGGGCCGGGTGCCCGCCTCGCTGAACAACCTCGTGGGCTTAAAGCCAACGCGCGGGCTACTGAGTTGTAAGGGCGTTGTACCGGCCTGCAAGAGCCTCGACTGCGTGAGCATCTTCGCGTTTAACTGCGACGATGCCAACCACGTTTTTGATTGCGCCATGAGTTTCGACCAAGCCGACGCTTACAGCCGCAAAACCGCGTACTGTAACAGCAAGCGCTATTATCACGCGCAACAAAAACAGCTTCGCTTAGGCGTACCCTCAAAAGAATCGCTGGAGTTTTTCGCGTGCGACGAAGCACACACGCTCTACACACAATTCCTCGAAAATTTACCGCCAGACATTGAAACCTGCGAAATCGACCTCGCGCCGTTTCTGCAAGCCGCAAAATTACTGTACGAAGGCCCTTGGGTGGCCGAGCGCTACCTGGCAACGCAGAAACTTATTGAAAGCGCACCCGATGCTTTACTGCCAGTGATTAAAACCATCATAGGCAACGGCAACAAGCCGCTGGCCCTGGATGCTTTTGCGTCAAACTACAAACTCCAAAAATTCAAGCAACTGGCCGATCAGCAACTGGCCAATGTTGATGCCATACTCACGCCCACCAACCCGCGTTATTTCAGTATTACGGAAGTTGAACAAGACCCCATCGCGCTCAATTCGAAAATGGGTTATTACACCAACTTTATGAATTTGCTCGACTACGCCGCCATTGCGATTCCGATCGGTTTTTTTAAAAATGGTGTCGGTTATGGCGTTACTTTATTTAGCCATGCGCAACACGATAAACACTTACTGTCGATTGCCGCGCAGCTGCAAAACATTCAGCAACTCAACTACGGCGCCTTCGGGCAGGCCTTTAAAACACAGGGAAATACCGCCTTAGCTGAGCCGTATCAAACCATTGAGGTTGCCGTTTGCGGCGCACATCTTGAGGGCCTGCCACTCAACTGGCAGCTGCTGGAACGCGGCGCACAAAAATTAACAAGCACCACCACATCCCCCAATTACCGCCTCTACGCACTGCCGGGCGGCCCGCCCCATCGCCCCGCACTGGTACGCGATAACGAATCCGGCGCGGCAATCGCGTTGGAAATATGGCGCTTGCCCGCAGCGGAATTCGGCAGCTTTGTGAATGAAATACCCGCCCCGCTGGGTATCGGAAAAGTACAACTCAACGACGGCACCTGGGTTAGCGGATTTATTTGCGATAACTGGGGAATTGCCGGCGCAAAAGATATAACAGAATTTGGGGGCTGGAAGGCCTTTCTTAAGACGCTGTAA
- a CDS encoding urea carboxylase — MFKKVLIANRGAIATRITRTLKKMGITAVAVYSEADAQSLHVTQADEAYSLGDGPAANTYLNTGKLFAIMEKAGIEAVHPGYGFLSENPEFVAECDKRHIVFIGPRPEHMNAFGLKHEARAIAQQAHVPLLAGSELLNSIDEAQAAADATGYPIILKSTAGGGGIGMQICRDRDELAKNFDSVRRLGANNFANDGVFIEKYIEFARHIEVQVFGDGNGKAVAFGERDCSAQRRHQKVIEETPAPNIPDAVRNELHETATRLLASVNYLNAGTVEFIYDQTSNQFYFLEVNTRLQVEHGVSEQVFAVDLVEWMIKQAAGTLGDIQALRQQHHLKGHAIQARIYAEDPHKNFQPSAGLLSCVEFPEPHPALRIDHWIETGVEVSPYFDPMLAKIIVTADTRNAAIQGLANTLKETRIQGIETNGDYIQSLLSSDELQHGKIFTRFLNNFTFSPSTIDVVSGGTLTTIQDYPGRTGYWDIGVPPSGPFDNYSFRLGNRALGNSDNAAGLEITLQGPTLVFNCETTFILTGAEFTASIDDQALAFYQIYTASAGQTLKIGKPLAAGARAYLLIAGGLEGNQYLGSQATFTLGQFGGFSGRSLRTGDVLHLAQQESAVAPQDISELQPAISNDWKIRVIYGPHGAPDFFTAEDIHTFFNAKWEIHYNSSRTGIRLIGPKPQWARNTGGEAGMHPSNIHDNAYAIGTIDFTGDMPVILGPDGPSLGGFVCPATVIKADLWKLGQLKAGDSVQFEAVSIPTAEALERAQLHTCATLARSEPLPYQAVDITTATPVLHHTPASETQIEVCYRVAGDDNVLVEYGPQQLDIALRFRAHALMLHLQTLQIDNILELTPGIRSLQIHYNNLLLSVDELLTILRDAEQSLEQLQHQPIPARIVHLPLSWNDEACQLAVQKYMQSVRKNAPWCPDNIEFIRRINGLDSIEAVKQTVFDASYVVMGLGDVYLGAPVATPMDPRHRLVTTKYNPARTWTAENSVGIGGAYLCVYGMEGPGGYQFIGRTLQMWNKYKQTREFSQPWLLRFFDQIRFYEVSSEELQDIRKKFPRGEYPLKIEQTTFSLHEYQGFINRNQASIDAFTQQRQTAFDAELQHWIESGQMNFETEISPQNDEQDSLLPDNCSPLESPAAGSLWQWQVELGAAVNEGDVVCILESMKMEIEITAPCSGTLIKRNCNEGDRISAGKVLGVIENA, encoded by the coding sequence ATGTTTAAAAAAGTACTCATCGCCAACCGTGGCGCGATCGCCACCCGTATCACCCGAACCCTGAAGAAAATGGGTATCACCGCTGTAGCGGTTTACAGCGAAGCGGATGCTCAATCGCTGCATGTCACTCAGGCCGATGAAGCCTATTCACTGGGTGATGGCCCTGCCGCAAATACTTACTTAAATACCGGCAAACTGTTCGCCATTATGGAAAAAGCAGGTATTGAGGCGGTGCACCCTGGCTACGGTTTTCTGAGTGAAAACCCGGAATTCGTGGCCGAATGCGATAAACGCCATATTGTTTTCATTGGCCCTCGCCCCGAGCATATGAATGCCTTCGGGTTGAAACACGAAGCCCGCGCAATTGCACAACAAGCCCATGTGCCTCTGCTGGCGGGCAGTGAACTTCTTAACTCGATTGACGAAGCGCAAGCAGCGGCCGATGCCACGGGTTATCCCATTATTTTAAAAAGCACTGCAGGGGGTGGCGGAATTGGAATGCAGATCTGCCGCGATCGCGACGAGCTTGCTAAAAATTTTGATTCCGTTCGCCGCCTCGGCGCCAATAACTTCGCCAACGACGGTGTATTTATCGAAAAATATATCGAATTTGCACGGCATATCGAAGTGCAGGTGTTTGGTGATGGCAATGGTAAAGCGGTGGCCTTTGGCGAGCGGGATTGCTCGGCGCAGCGCCGCCATCAAAAGGTAATTGAAGAAACGCCGGCGCCGAATATTCCCGATGCGGTTCGCAACGAACTCCACGAAACCGCGACTCGCCTATTGGCCTCGGTAAATTACCTTAACGCGGGCACGGTTGAATTTATTTACGACCAGACCAGTAATCAATTTTATTTTCTGGAAGTGAACACCCGCTTGCAGGTGGAGCACGGCGTAAGCGAACAGGTATTTGCGGTTGATTTGGTGGAATGGATGATCAAGCAGGCCGCGGGCACGCTGGGCGATATTCAGGCGCTGCGCCAGCAACACCACCTTAAAGGGCACGCCATACAAGCGCGAATTTACGCCGAAGATCCCCACAAAAATTTTCAACCCAGCGCCGGCTTGCTGTCTTGCGTCGAATTTCCCGAACCCCACCCCGCATTGCGCATCGACCATTGGATTGAAACCGGCGTGGAAGTCTCGCCGTATTTCGACCCCATGCTGGCAAAAATTATTGTAACCGCGGATACCAGAAATGCGGCCATTCAAGGGCTTGCAAATACCCTGAAAGAAACCCGAATTCAGGGTATTGAAACCAACGGCGATTATATTCAAAGCTTACTGAGCAGCGATGAATTACAGCACGGTAAAATATTCACCCGTTTTCTAAATAACTTTACATTTTCACCAAGCACCATTGATGTTGTCAGCGGTGGCACCCTAACCACGATTCAGGATTATCCCGGTCGAACCGGTTATTGGGATATCGGTGTGCCACCTTCCGGGCCTTTTGATAATTACAGCTTCCGGCTCGGCAACCGCGCCCTGGGAAACAGCGACAACGCCGCCGGGCTTGAAATAACCTTACAGGGGCCGACCCTGGTTTTTAATTGTGAAACCACGTTTATACTCACCGGCGCTGAATTTACAGCGAGTATCGATGATCAAGCCCTTGCGTTTTATCAGATTTACACGGCGTCTGCCGGGCAAACTCTGAAAATTGGAAAACCCCTGGCCGCCGGCGCCCGTGCCTATTTATTGATTGCGGGCGGCCTGGAAGGTAATCAATACCTCGGCTCCCAGGCGACGTTTACCTTGGGCCAGTTCGGTGGTTTCAGCGGCCGCAGTTTGCGCACCGGCGATGTGCTGCATCTCGCACAACAGGAGAGCGCGGTAGCGCCGCAGGATATTTCTGAATTGCAACCGGCAATCAGTAATGACTGGAAAATTCGCGTTATTTACGGCCCCCACGGCGCGCCGGATTTTTTCACCGCAGAGGATATACACACTTTTTTTAACGCGAAATGGGAAATCCATTACAACTCCAGTCGCACCGGCATTCGACTTATCGGCCCGAAACCGCAATGGGCGCGTAACACCGGTGGCGAAGCCGGCATGCACCCCTCGAATATTCACGACAACGCCTACGCCATCGGCACGATCGATTTTACCGGGGATATGCCCGTGATACTCGGCCCAGACGGCCCTTCGCTGGGAGGCTTTGTGTGCCCCGCCACGGTGATCAAAGCAGACCTTTGGAAACTGGGCCAGCTTAAAGCCGGGGATAGCGTACAATTCGAAGCGGTTTCAATCCCAACTGCGGAAGCCCTGGAGCGCGCCCAGTTACATACCTGTGCAACGCTTGCCCGTTCAGAACCCCTTCCTTACCAAGCCGTTGATATCACAACGGCCACGCCAGTGCTGCACCACACACCTGCCAGCGAGACGCAAATCGAAGTGTGCTATCGCGTTGCCGGCGATGACAATGTGCTGGTGGAATACGGGCCACAGCAATTAGACATTGCCTTACGTTTTCGCGCCCATGCTTTGATGTTGCATTTACAGACTTTGCAAATCGACAATATTCTCGAATTAACGCCCGGTATTCGCTCGCTGCAAATTCACTACAATAATCTGCTCTTATCGGTCGATGAACTGCTGACAATTTTGCGCGATGCGGAACAAAGTCTTGAGCAACTGCAACACCAGCCCATTCCGGCACGCATTGTTCACCTGCCTCTGAGCTGGAACGATGAAGCCTGCCAATTAGCGGTGCAAAAATACATGCAATCCGTGCGAAAAAACGCGCCCTGGTGTCCCGATAATATTGAATTTATTCGGCGCATTAATGGCCTGGATTCCATTGAGGCCGTGAAGCAAACCGTGTTCGATGCATCCTACGTGGTAATGGGGCTGGGTGATGTGTATCTCGGAGCACCGGTCGCCACGCCGATGGACCCCCGCCACCGTCTGGTTACCACCAAATACAACCCGGCGCGAACCTGGACCGCCGAGAATTCCGTGGGTATTGGCGGTGCCTATTTGTGCGTTTACGGCATGGAGGGCCCGGGCGGCTATCAATTTATCGGTCGCACCTTGCAGATGTGGAATAAATACAAACAGACCCGGGAATTCAGCCAACCCTGGCTATTACGCTTTTTCGACCAGATACGCTTTTACGAAGTTTCCTCCGAGGAACTGCAGGACATTCGCAAGAAATTCCCGCGCGGCGAATACCCCTTGAAAATAGAACAAACCACGTTTTCCCTGCATGAATATCAAGGCTTTATAAACCGTAACCAGGCGAGTATCGACGCGTTTACGCAACAACGCCAAACAGCGTTCGATGCCGAGCTGCAACACTGGATTGAATCCGGGCAAATGAATTTTGAAACGGAAATAAGCCCGCAGAACGACGAACAAGACAGCCTACTACCGGATAATTGCAGCCCACTGGAAAGCCCCGCCGCGGGTAGTTTATGGCAGTGGCAAGTTGAACTGGGGGCCGCGGTTAACGAAGGCGATGTTGTTTGTATTCTGGAATCCATGAAAATGGAAATAGAAATTACTGCCCCCTGCAGCGGCACCCTGATCAAACGTAATTGCAATGAAGGTGATCGTATTTCAGCGGGAAAAGTTTTAGGAGTTATCGAAAATGCTTAA
- a CDS encoding NitT/TauT family transport system ATP-binding protein: MSYLHVKNVWKEYGDQVVLEQLNQHVEKGDFITIVGASGCGKTTFLKMLLGTESPSRGQIILDGHPLVAEPNEERGIVFQRYSVFPHLTAVQNVVMAKELEKSPFTARLFGKARKQALAEAGEMLELVGLGHALNKYPHELSGGMQQRLALAQSLIKKPRILLLDEPFGALDPGIRADMHKLVLQLWTEHQLTIFMITHDIKEGFYLGTRLWVFDKDRYDPQAPGAFGAQITYDLDVTQTEAHHLDQIMDDTQKAQEEAQAAIA; this comes from the coding sequence ATGAGTTATTTACACGTTAAGAATGTTTGGAAAGAGTACGGCGACCAAGTGGTACTTGAACAACTCAACCAACACGTAGAAAAGGGCGATTTTATTACCATCGTCGGCGCATCAGGCTGTGGCAAAACAACCTTCTTAAAAATGTTACTCGGTACCGAATCGCCGAGTCGCGGTCAGATTATATTGGATGGTCACCCTCTGGTTGCCGAACCCAACGAAGAACGCGGAATTGTTTTTCAGCGCTACTCGGTGTTTCCCCATCTTACCGCAGTGCAAAATGTTGTGATGGCCAAGGAGCTAGAAAAAAGTCCTTTTACCGCGCGCTTATTTGGTAAAGCCAGAAAACAGGCACTTGCCGAAGCCGGAGAAATGCTGGAATTGGTCGGCCTGGGGCACGCCTTAAATAAATACCCGCACGAACTCTCTGGCGGTATGCAGCAGCGCCTGGCACTGGCGCAGTCACTGATTAAAAAGCCGCGCATATTATTGTTGGATGAACCCTTTGGTGCACTCGACCCAGGTATACGCGCCGATATGCACAAGCTGGTACTGCAACTCTGGACCGAACACCAGCTCACCATATTTATGATCACCCACGATATTAAAGAAGGATTTTATCTCGGCACCCGTTTGTGGGTGTTCGATAAAGACCGCTACGACCCACAAGCGCCCGGCGCATTTGGGGCACAAATTACCTACGACCTGGACGTCACTCAAACCGAGGCACACCACCTCGATCAAATCATGGACGACACACAAAAAGCACAGGAGGAAGCTCAGGCGGCGATTGCCTGA
- a CDS encoding NitT/TauT family transport system permease protein yields MKLINRIPSRPARVILGILPFAILLVFYLSASNARLADNPNDKLLPAFSSFGAAIERMAFAPDKRSGDYLLWQDTASSLVRLAMGVGISAAIALALGVAMGAIPYARAKLSPLVTAISLVPPMAILPILFIIFGLGEVSKVVLIVIGITPFITRDTLQRVLEIPDEQIIKAQTLGANTWQIVLRVILPQVMPRLIASVRLSLGAAWLFLIAAEAIAATDGLGYRIFLVRRYLSMDVILPYVVWITFLAFVIDYVLRKLSLYLYPWFHSQANGDN; encoded by the coding sequence ATGAAACTCATTAACAGAATCCCATCGCGCCCGGCACGCGTGATACTCGGTATTTTACCCTTCGCTATTTTATTGGTGTTTTACCTCTCGGCCAGTAACGCACGCTTGGCAGACAACCCTAACGACAAATTGTTGCCCGCGTTTAGCAGTTTTGGTGCAGCCATAGAACGTATGGCGTTTGCGCCGGATAAGCGCAGCGGTGATTATTTGTTGTGGCAGGACACCGCAAGCAGTTTAGTGCGCTTGGCGATGGGTGTTGGTATCAGCGCAGCAATCGCACTCGCGCTTGGGGTAGCGATGGGCGCAATACCCTATGCCCGTGCTAAATTATCGCCCTTGGTTACCGCTATTTCGTTGGTACCACCAATGGCGATACTGCCCATTTTATTTATTATTTTTGGGCTCGGCGAAGTTTCCAAGGTGGTGCTCATTGTTATCGGGATAACGCCGTTTATTACCCGCGATACTCTACAACGGGTATTGGAAATTCCCGATGAGCAAATCATCAAAGCACAAACGCTCGGTGCCAACACCTGGCAAATTGTATTACGCGTAATTCTACCGCAGGTCATGCCAAGACTGATTGCATCGGTGCGGCTCTCACTCGGTGCAGCCTGGTTGTTTCTCATCGCCGCAGAAGCCATCGCCGCAACCGACGGCCTGGGTTACCGCATATTTTTGGTACGTCGTTATTTATCGATGGATGTCATACTGCCTTATGTGGTTTGGATTACCTTTTTAGCCTTTGTTATTGATTATGTACTGCGAAAACTGTCTCTGTATCTCTACCCCTGGTTCCACAGCCAAGCCAATGGTGACAACTAA
- a CDS encoding NitT/TauT family transport system substrate-binding protein: MHNNTLTRSLLGAALAILFSCSEKPAEPEQASATPQAAPAAVEKFKVCWSIYVGWMPWDYGAQEGIVKKWADKYGIEIEVTQINDYIESINQYTAGEYDGCTMTNMDALTIPAAGGVDSTALIVGDFSNGNDGVVLKENSQLADIKGQTVNLVELSVSHYLLARGLESVGLSEKDVNVVNISDADMVAAYSTDEVTSVVTWNPLLSEITAMPGANKVYDSSNIPGEIIDLMVVNTKTLAEHPEFGKALVGAWYEIMGIMSENSEMGVAARTFMGTASGTDLAGYDSQLASTKMFFQPGEAVGFVNSEKLKTTMQYVAEFSFKHGLLGEGAADATFIGVETPSGTYGDPGNVKLRFNASYMDMAAKNSL; this comes from the coding sequence ATGCATAACAACACACTCACCCGCTCACTACTCGGTGCTGCACTCGCAATTCTTTTTTCCTGCTCTGAAAAACCTGCCGAACCCGAACAGGCTTCGGCGACCCCGCAAGCGGCTCCTGCAGCTGTCGAAAAATTCAAAGTCTGTTGGTCCATTTATGTCGGCTGGATGCCCTGGGATTATGGTGCTCAGGAAGGCATTGTAAAAAAATGGGCTGACAAGTACGGCATTGAAATTGAAGTTACCCAAATCAACGACTATATCGAATCCATTAACCAATACACCGCAGGTGAGTACGACGGCTGCACCATGACCAATATGGACGCACTCACGATTCCGGCCGCGGGTGGTGTCGACTCAACGGCATTAATTGTGGGTGATTTTTCCAACGGTAATGATGGCGTTGTGCTGAAAGAAAATTCCCAACTTGCAGACATCAAAGGACAAACCGTTAATCTGGTTGAATTAAGTGTGTCGCACTACCTGCTTGCCCGAGGTCTGGAGTCGGTTGGCCTGTCTGAAAAAGACGTTAATGTGGTTAATATTTCCGATGCCGATATGGTTGCGGCCTACTCAACGGATGAAGTCACTTCCGTGGTTACCTGGAATCCACTGCTGAGCGAAATCACCGCCATGCCCGGCGCGAACAAAGTGTATGACTCATCCAATATTCCCGGAGAAATTATCGACCTGATGGTGGTTAACACCAAAACCCTCGCTGAGCACCCCGAATTTGGTAAAGCCCTGGTCGGTGCCTGGTACGAAATCATGGGTATCATGAGTGAAAACAGCGAAATGGGTGTTGCCGCGCGTACCTTTATGGGCACGGCATCCGGTACCGATCTCGCCGGTTACGATTCGCAGCTCGCCTCCACCAAAATGTTTTTTCAGCCCGGCGAAGCTGTAGGTTTTGTTAACAGCGAAAAACTCAAAACCACCATGCAATACGTCGCGGAATTTTCCTTTAAACACGGATTATTGGGCGAAGGCGCAGCTGATGCCACATTCATTGGTGTCGAAACCCCCTCTGGAACCTACGGCGACCCCGGCAACGTAAAACTGCGTTTTAACGCAAGCTACATGGATATGGCCGCAAAAAATTCCCTTTAA